One stretch of Banduia mediterranea DNA includes these proteins:
- a CDS encoding acyl-CoA dehydrogenase yields MLSLTVTLVVLALSWTLAYIGAPLLVWTAVVTVAYAALLVTGLLGTVGAAILGVPLLLLLVFNIVPLRRGVLTRGLFERFKAVMPEMSQTERDALEAGDTWWETEMFRGRPDWKQLLDFPRTEYTEEEQAFLDNQCATLCAMINDWQIDFELREIPAPVMDYIREQRFLAMLIDKKHGGLGFSARAQSEVVTRIATRSIAVAVTVMVPNSLGPGELLMIYGTPEQKKQWLPGLVSGREIPCLGLTGPEAGSDATAMPDHGEVCYGELEGRRTLGIRLSFSKRWITLAPIATVVGLAFKLGDPEGLLGDKSRVDYGITCVLVPANHPGVEIGRRHYPGSAFMNGPIFGKDVFVPLDWIIGGPANAGRGWRMLVECLSAGRGISLPALAAATAQTAYRMTGAYAGIRTQFRLPVGKFEGVQEATGRIAGLTYLMEATRVLTSSAVDHCAPGVVTAIAKYHMTELMRRIVADAMDVHGGRGIQQGPRNYLASAYQAAPVAITVEGANILVRNLMIFGQGAIRCHPYVLKEMEASRHDDLEAFDQTLWAHLGYSINRAVRALSLGLSGAGLACAPLSGPLAPYYRQLERMSASLAIVSDVTMGLLGGDLKRKERLSARLGDVLSHLYMASAVLKYHRDEGEPEEDLPYAHWALQHCLSQIGLAFEGFFANFPNRLAAGVMRRLVFPLGRSHREPSDTLTAELAEHIMLPSALRDRLSQSVYTTGGADDPVGRMERAFTLLHEAAAVTDLLDSAAQDGEAPGDTQAERLKNAIANGRITAEQSQVLDDYEKARLDAIQTDDFSPEYLRRIAAVDAHKVTGARQQHVA; encoded by the coding sequence ATGTTGAGCCTTACCGTCACGCTGGTGGTGCTGGCGCTGAGTTGGACGCTGGCCTACATCGGCGCGCCCTTGCTGGTCTGGACCGCCGTGGTCACCGTGGCCTATGCCGCGCTGCTGGTCACCGGTCTGCTCGGTACCGTGGGCGCCGCGATACTGGGTGTGCCACTGCTGTTGTTGCTGGTGTTCAACATTGTTCCGCTGCGACGCGGCGTGCTCACGCGCGGTCTGTTCGAACGCTTCAAGGCCGTGATGCCCGAGATGTCGCAGACCGAGCGCGATGCACTGGAGGCCGGCGACACCTGGTGGGAAACCGAGATGTTTCGCGGCCGCCCCGACTGGAAGCAGTTGCTCGACTTTCCGCGTACCGAATACACCGAAGAAGAACAGGCCTTCCTCGACAATCAGTGCGCCACGCTGTGCGCAATGATCAACGACTGGCAGATCGACTTCGAACTGCGCGAGATTCCGGCTCCGGTCATGGACTACATCCGCGAACAGCGCTTTCTGGCGATGCTGATCGACAAGAAGCACGGCGGGCTCGGTTTCTCCGCGCGCGCCCAATCGGAAGTGGTCACGCGCATCGCCACGCGCTCGATCGCCGTGGCTGTCACCGTCATGGTTCCGAATTCCCTGGGGCCGGGCGAACTGCTGATGATCTATGGCACGCCCGAGCAGAAGAAACAATGGCTGCCGGGGCTGGTGTCCGGCCGGGAGATTCCCTGCCTCGGCCTGACCGGACCCGAAGCCGGCTCCGACGCCACCGCCATGCCGGACCATGGCGAGGTTTGCTACGGCGAACTCGAGGGCCGCCGCACCCTCGGCATCCGCCTCAGCTTCTCCAAGCGCTGGATCACGCTGGCGCCGATTGCCACCGTGGTCGGCCTGGCTTTCAAACTCGGCGATCCGGAAGGCCTGCTTGGCGACAAGTCGCGGGTGGACTACGGCATCACCTGCGTGCTGGTGCCGGCGAACCACCCTGGCGTCGAGATTGGCCGCCGCCACTACCCCGGCTCCGCCTTCATGAACGGCCCGATCTTCGGCAAGGACGTGTTCGTGCCGCTGGACTGGATCATTGGCGGCCCCGCCAATGCCGGTCGCGGTTGGCGCATGCTGGTGGAATGTCTGTCCGCCGGTCGCGGCATCTCGCTGCCGGCACTGGCCGCCGCAACCGCGCAGACCGCCTACCGCATGACCGGAGCCTACGCAGGCATTCGAACCCAGTTTCGCCTGCCCGTGGGCAAGTTCGAGGGCGTGCAGGAAGCCACCGGCCGCATCGCCGGGCTGACCTACCTGATGGAAGCCACGCGCGTGCTCACCAGTTCTGCGGTGGACCATTGCGCGCCGGGCGTGGTCACCGCGATCGCCAAATACCACATGACCGAACTGATGCGCCGCATCGTCGCCGACGCGATGGACGTGCACGGCGGGCGCGGCATCCAGCAGGGCCCGCGCAACTACCTGGCCTCCGCCTACCAGGCCGCGCCGGTGGCGATCACCGTGGAAGGCGCCAACATCCTGGTCCGCAATCTGATGATCTTCGGCCAGGGTGCAATCCGCTGCCATCCCTACGTGCTGAAGGAAATGGAAGCCTCAAGACACGACGACCTCGAAGCCTTCGACCAGACGTTATGGGCGCACCTGGGCTATTCGATCAATCGTGCCGTGCGCGCACTCAGCCTGGGCCTCAGCGGCGCCGGCCTTGCGTGCGCACCGCTGAGCGGTCCCCTGGCCCCGTACTACCGGCAGCTCGAACGGATGTCCGCCTCGCTCGCCATCGTCTCCGACGTGACCATGGGTCTCCTGGGCGGAGACCTCAAGCGCAAGGAACGCCTGTCCGCGCGCCTCGGCGACGTGTTGTCGCACCTGTACATGGCCTCCGCCGTGCTCAAGTACCACCGTGACGAAGGCGAGCCGGAAGAAGACCTGCCCTATGCCCACTGGGCCTTGCAGCACTGCCTGTCGCAGATCGGACTCGCGTTCGAAGGTTTCTTCGCCAACTTCCCGAACCGCCTTGCCGCCGGCGTGATGCGCCGCCTGGTGTTCCCTTTGGGCCGTTCGCATCGCGAGCCGTCCGATACGCTGACCGCAGAACTGGCCGAACACATAATGCTGCCGAGCGCGCTGCGCGATCGCCTCAGCCAATCGGTCTACACCACCGGCGGCGCAGACGACCCCGTTGGCCGCATGGAACGCGCCTTCACGCTGCTGCACGAAGCCGCCGCCGTCACCGACCTGCTCGACAGCGCCGCGCAAGACGGCGAGGCGCCGGGAGACACCCAGGCAGAACGCCTGAAGAACGCGATTGCCAACGGCCGAATCACCGCCGAGCAGTCCCAGGTGCTGGACGACTACGAAAAGGCGCGCCTCGACGCCATCCAGACCGACGATTTCTCACCTGAATACCTGCGCCGCATTGCGGCCGTGGATGCGCACAAGGTCACGGGTGCTCGGCAACAGCATGTTGCTTGA
- a CDS encoding TetR/AcrR family transcriptional regulator, producing the protein MDTPRQNLTADDWSAAALEAVASSGIEAVAVEPLARSLGVTKGSFYWHFPSREALMRRALELWERQETDDMIIAVADASDPYDRIVKLFKRANASHRAGRLYLALAAASDHAHVGTVVRRVSARRMNYLHECYQALGLGEPEAKLWSTFAYATFIGNQQVHRDAPETFPEGAEFSQYFKLMIKTLIPRARDIESARVPGPADKHAAPPGP; encoded by the coding sequence ATGGACACTCCCCGACAAAATCTCACCGCCGATGACTGGTCCGCTGCCGCGCTTGAGGCCGTGGCGTCCAGCGGGATCGAGGCCGTGGCGGTCGAACCGCTGGCCCGTTCGCTGGGCGTGACCAAGGGCAGTTTCTATTGGCATTTCCCGAGTCGCGAAGCGCTGATGCGCCGCGCCCTGGAACTGTGGGAGCGTCAGGAAACCGACGATATGATCATCGCGGTTGCCGATGCGTCGGATCCCTATGACCGCATCGTCAAATTGTTCAAGCGGGCCAATGCCAGCCATCGTGCCGGGCGGCTCTATCTGGCGCTGGCCGCCGCCTCGGACCACGCGCATGTCGGCACCGTCGTGCGTCGTGTTTCGGCGCGCCGCATGAACTACCTGCACGAGTGCTATCAGGCGCTCGGACTCGGCGAGCCCGAGGCGAAGCTGTGGTCCACCTTCGCCTACGCCACCTTCATCGGTAATCAGCAGGTGCACCGCGATGCACCGGAAACCTTTCCCGAAGGCGCAGAATTCAGCCAGTATTTCAAGTTGATGATCAAAACGCTGATTCCGCGGGCTCGCGATATCGAGTCCGCACGCGTTCCGGGCCCCGCAGACAAGCACGCGGCACCGCCTGGGCCTTAA
- a CDS encoding DUF1329 domain-containing protein: MRSSHRLPALLIAAGAVAAIALIIPAHAAVPDAQAAQLGGVLTPLGAEVVGNAEGTIPPWNGGLLGAPPCFAGAGSRYCDPFAHEQALFTITPQNLGQYKDRLSEGQRAMFEQYQDYAMPVYPSRRTASAPPWVYAATRANASRAELTENGEALHDAATGIAFPIPQNGREVIWNHRTRYRGVALRRWNNQFAVTAAGIVNAVKFREDVLFNYSQNGAAPDDLDDWLMFVALVIKQPERLAGTILLLHEPLDPEEEDPRAWQFNPGQRSLLSLRRATNIGYDNAALAADRLLTNDQFDSFSGAMDRYDWKLLGKQELFVPYNSYRLHSDQYRYSEILGKHHIEPALTRYELHRVWVVEARAKPGIVHIYDRRVFFVDEDSWQIVMADLYDRRGELWRLQETHTINQYDKLRIAPVAQVVYDLPDRRYLVQGLNNEDPEDQDMDFDADDFSPGRVRRRAKK, from the coding sequence ATGAGATCAAGCCACCGCTTGCCGGCCTTGTTGATTGCCGCGGGCGCCGTGGCCGCGATCGCACTGATCATACCGGCCCACGCGGCGGTTCCCGATGCGCAGGCCGCGCAACTGGGCGGAGTTCTGACTCCGCTGGGTGCGGAAGTCGTCGGCAACGCCGAGGGCACGATTCCGCCCTGGAATGGCGGACTGCTGGGCGCGCCGCCCTGCTTCGCCGGCGCCGGCTCGCGCTACTGCGATCCCTTTGCGCACGAGCAAGCCCTGTTCACGATCACGCCCCAAAACCTCGGGCAGTACAAGGACCGGCTCAGCGAAGGGCAACGGGCGATGTTCGAGCAGTATCAGGACTACGCCATGCCGGTCTATCCGAGCCGACGCACCGCGTCCGCGCCGCCCTGGGTGTACGCGGCTACGCGGGCCAATGCCTCGCGCGCCGAGCTGACGGAAAATGGAGAAGCGCTGCACGACGCCGCCACCGGCATCGCCTTCCCGATTCCGCAGAACGGCCGCGAGGTGATCTGGAATCATAGAACCCGTTATCGCGGTGTCGCACTGCGGCGCTGGAACAACCAGTTTGCGGTCACCGCCGCCGGCATCGTCAATGCCGTGAAGTTTCGCGAAGACGTGCTGTTCAACTACTCGCAGAACGGCGCCGCGCCGGACGATCTCGATGACTGGCTGATGTTTGTCGCGCTGGTGATCAAGCAGCCGGAACGGTTGGCGGGCACGATCCTGTTGCTGCACGAGCCGCTGGACCCGGAGGAGGAGGACCCTCGCGCCTGGCAGTTCAACCCCGGCCAGCGCAGCCTGCTCAGCCTGCGACGGGCGACCAATATCGGCTACGACAATGCCGCGCTGGCCGCCGACCGGCTGTTGACCAACGACCAGTTCGACAGCTTCAGCGGAGCGATGGATCGCTACGACTGGAAGCTGCTGGGCAAACAGGAGCTGTTCGTGCCGTACAACAGCTATCGGCTGCACAGCGACCAGTACCGCTACAGCGAGATTCTCGGCAAGCACCACATCGAGCCGGCGCTGACGCGTTATGAACTGCATCGCGTGTGGGTGGTGGAAGCGCGGGCCAAACCGGGAATCGTGCACATTTATGACCGGCGCGTGTTCTTCGTCGACGAGGATTCCTGGCAGATCGTGATGGCGGACCTCTACGACCGGCGCGGCGAGCTGTGGCGCCTGCAGGAAACGCACACGATCAACCAGTACGACAAACTCCGCATCGCGCCGGTGGCGCAGGTGGTCTACGACCTGCCGGACCGGCGCTATCTGGTGCAGGGGCTCAACAACGAAGACCCCGAGGATCAGGACATGGACTTCGACGCCGACGATTTCTCGCCCGGCCGCGTGAGGCGCCGAGCAAAAAAATAG
- the typA gene encoding translational GTPase TypA, whose translation MIQNLRNIAIIAHVDHGKTTLVDKLLRQSGTLDKREDLGERIMDSNALEKERGITILAKNTALRWTDPRNDTEFRINIVDTPGHADFGGEVERVLSMVDSVLLLVDAVDGPMPQTRFVTQKAFALGLKPIVVINKIDRPGARPNWVIDQVFDLFDKLGATDEQLDFPFIYASALQGYAGEDENVREGDMTPLFQTIVDKVSSPDVDPEGAFQMQVISLEYSNFVGIIGTGRIKRGKVRPNMPVSVVSRDGTVRNGKILQVMGFLGLNKIEATEAQAGDIVALSGIDDLGISETICDAKSPDALPTLQVDEPTMSMTFEVNKSPFAGKEGKFITSRQIGDRLQRELKTNVALRVEPTADPDKFRVSGRGLLHLGILIENMRREGYELAVSRPQVILREVDGEIHEPFEILTADVEEATQGSVIQGLSERGGRMQNMVPDGKGRVRLEYAIPSRGLIGFQTEFMSMTSGTGLLAHNFDHFGPKADADVGNRHNGVLISNEQGKALAYSLFNLQDRGRMMAEPGDEVYEGQIVGIHSRDNDLVVNILKGKKLTNVRASGSDENVLLTPAVKMSLEQALEFINDDELVEITPQSIRVRKKFLKEHERKRSYRGD comes from the coding sequence GTGATTCAGAATTTACGCAACATCGCCATCATCGCGCACGTCGACCATGGCAAGACCACTCTCGTCGACAAGCTGCTGCGTCAGTCCGGCACGCTGGACAAGCGCGAGGACCTCGGCGAACGCATCATGGATTCCAACGCGCTCGAAAAGGAGCGCGGCATCACCATTCTGGCGAAGAACACCGCGCTGCGCTGGACCGACCCGCGCAACGATACCGAATTCCGCATCAACATCGTCGACACCCCGGGCCATGCCGATTTCGGTGGCGAGGTCGAGCGTGTGCTGTCGATGGTGGACTCGGTACTGTTGCTGGTCGACGCCGTGGACGGCCCGATGCCGCAGACGCGCTTCGTCACGCAGAAGGCGTTTGCGCTGGGCCTGAAGCCGATCGTCGTCATCAACAAGATCGACCGCCCGGGCGCGCGACCGAACTGGGTCATCGACCAGGTGTTCGACCTGTTCGACAAGCTCGGCGCCACCGACGAGCAGCTCGACTTCCCGTTCATCTACGCCTCCGCCCTGCAGGGCTATGCGGGCGAGGATGAGAACGTGCGCGAGGGCGACATGACGCCGCTGTTCCAGACCATCGTCGACAAGGTGTCGTCGCCGGACGTGGACCCGGAAGGCGCGTTCCAGATGCAGGTGATCTCGCTGGAGTATTCCAACTTCGTCGGCATCATCGGCACCGGCCGCATCAAGCGCGGCAAGGTGCGTCCGAACATGCCGGTGTCCGTGGTCAGCCGGGACGGCACGGTGCGCAACGGCAAGATTCTGCAGGTGATGGGCTTTCTCGGCCTCAACAAGATCGAGGCGACCGAAGCGCAGGCCGGCGACATCGTGGCGCTGTCCGGCATCGACGACCTCGGCATCTCCGAGACGATCTGCGACGCCAAGTCACCCGATGCCCTGCCGACGTTGCAGGTCGACGAACCGACGATGAGCATGACCTTCGAGGTCAACAAATCCCCGTTCGCCGGCAAGGAAGGCAAGTTCATCACCAGCCGCCAGATCGGTGACCGCCTGCAACGCGAACTCAAGACCAACGTCGCGCTGCGCGTGGAACCCACGGCCGACCCGGACAAGTTCCGCGTGTCCGGTCGCGGCCTGCTGCATCTGGGCATTCTCATCGAGAACATGCGCCGCGAGGGCTACGAACTGGCGGTGTCGCGTCCGCAGGTGATCCTGCGCGAGGTCGACGGCGAAATTCACGAACCGTTCGAAATCCTGACCGCCGACGTGGAAGAGGCGACCCAGGGCAGCGTGATTCAGGGCTTGTCCGAGCGTGGTGGCCGCATGCAGAACATGGTGCCGGACGGCAAGGGCCGGGTTCGCCTGGAGTACGCGATTCCCTCACGTGGCCTGATCGGCTTCCAGACCGAGTTCATGTCCATGACCTCGGGCACCGGCCTGCTTGCCCACAACTTCGACCACTTCGGCCCCAAGGCTGACGCGGATGTCGGTAATCGCCACAACGGCGTGCTGATCTCCAACGAGCAGGGCAAGGCGCTGGCCTATTCGCTGTTCAACCTGCAGGATCGCGGCCGCATGATGGCCGAGCCGGGCGACGAGGTGTATGAAGGCCAGATCGTCGGCATCCATTCGCGTGACAACGATCTGGTCGTCAATATCCTCAAGGGCAAGAAGCTGACCAACGTCCGTGCCTCCGGCAGCGACGAAAACGTGCTGCTCACGCCCGCGGTGAAGATGAGCCTGGAACAGGCGCTGGAATTCATCAATGACGATGAGCTGGTGGAGATCACGCCGCAGTCGATCCGCGTGCGCAAAAAGTTCCTCAAGGAACACGAGCGCAAGCGCTCGTACCGCGGCGACTGA
- a CDS encoding DUF4197 family protein: MGQGATAPQLRRLILVSALLAGCASAPVARKPSPPAPSPPSPVVKSVDTGSAMRQLLEISGQRSVAQLAKREAIWNDPGLRIPLPRMMKRASRYLTMRGYSQELQTFHKSINHAAELAIADFGGPLSDVTLAVQWPAGGRVAGGDVAATAYLRNQAGKTVRRQLGPLVDLALRQTQANREYEALILGAGDLGAFLAGPRDDLSAFVADRAVAALFKTMGRQEARLRRDSDGGGVDILRRWYQQNARAAISP; this comes from the coding sequence ATGGGACAGGGAGCGACAGCACCGCAGCTGCGCAGGCTGATCTTGGTGTCGGCACTGCTGGCCGGCTGTGCCTCCGCGCCCGTAGCGCGCAAGCCATCGCCGCCGGCGCCATCGCCGCCGTCGCCGGTAGTGAAAAGCGTCGATACCGGCAGCGCGATGCGCCAGCTGCTCGAAATCAGTGGCCAGCGCAGCGTCGCGCAGCTGGCCAAGCGCGAGGCGATCTGGAACGACCCCGGTCTGCGCATTCCCCTGCCCAGAATGATGAAACGTGCCTCGCGCTATCTGACGATGCGTGGCTATTCGCAGGAACTGCAGACCTTCCACAAGTCGATCAATCACGCTGCGGAACTGGCGATCGCCGATTTCGGTGGTCCGCTATCCGATGTGACGCTGGCGGTGCAGTGGCCGGCTGGCGGCCGCGTCGCGGGTGGCGATGTCGCCGCCACCGCCTATCTGCGCAATCAGGCGGGCAAAACCGTGCGCCGTCAGCTCGGTCCGCTGGTCGACCTCGCCCTGCGCCAGACCCAGGCGAACCGCGAATACGAAGCGCTGATACTGGGTGCCGGCGACCTCGGCGCCTTTCTCGCCGGTCCGCGCGACGATCTGTCCGCGTTCGTGGCCGATCGCGCCGTCGCTGCACTGTTCAAGACCATGGGGCGTCAGGAAGCACGGCTGCGCCGCGACAGCGACGGCGGCGGGGTCGACATCCTGCGGCGCTGGTATCAACAGAATGCGCGGGCAGCGATCTCTCCGTAG